The following proteins are encoded in a genomic region of Roseofilum casamattae BLCC-M143:
- a CDS encoding HAD-IA family hydrolase, which yields MTVPTIIFDFDGTLVQSLETVVTIINRLAPEFGYRSSSPQEIARLREVGTREAMLQVGLPWYKLPFVTRRLRAEMNEEIHRLQLVDGIKEVLQQLRAQGYRLGIITSNAEKNVQSCLHNHQLDRCFDFVESEFNLFGKARTIKKAIAKYRLDRQTVIYVGDEARDMQAARKIRVVAIAVAWGFHSRELLAASSPDYLIESPMELVEIMQELTLLQKTQHFPLS from the coding sequence ATGACCGTTCCGACTATTATCTTTGACTTTGATGGTACTCTCGTCCAATCTTTAGAGACTGTGGTTACCATCATCAATCGCCTGGCTCCGGAATTTGGCTATCGATCGAGCAGTCCGCAAGAGATAGCGCGCTTGCGAGAGGTGGGTACTCGCGAGGCCATGCTGCAAGTGGGACTGCCGTGGTACAAACTGCCCTTCGTCACCCGGAGACTGCGAGCGGAAATGAATGAGGAAATTCATCGCTTGCAATTGGTGGATGGAATTAAGGAGGTATTGCAGCAATTACGGGCACAGGGGTATCGTCTGGGAATTATTACTTCAAATGCAGAAAAAAATGTGCAGTCGTGCTTGCACAATCATCAGCTAGACCGGTGTTTTGATTTTGTCGAATCGGAGTTTAATTTATTTGGGAAGGCACGGACGATAAAAAAGGCGATCGCCAAATATCGACTCGATCGCCAGACGGTTATTTACGTTGGAGATGAAGCGCGGGATATGCAAGCGGCGCGCAAGATTCGGGTTGTTGCGATCGCAGTGGCTTGGGGGTTTCACTCGCGAGAGCTGTTAGCCGCATCGAGTCCCGATTATTTAATTGAATCTCCAATGGAGTTAGTGGAAATTATGCAAGAATTAACTCTACTGCAAAAAACACAGCATTTTCCGCTCTCCTGA
- a CDS encoding TIGR04376 family protein, translated as MGLFDDVSRFLEERLDEFLRKHPQLELSILEDQINEQQEDTLRLIVDLQRQEKQAQEEIMATAQEIQRWHTWVQKATAKGRPDLAQAAQERENSLLHKGNQLWGKMQGCKQRIAKAKELYQELKKRKEEIQARAAQVKEQASQSASDSPPGWRTGYTPSGSSADPLEEEFQRWEAQRELEDMKEQMGK; from the coding sequence ATGGGCTTGTTTGATGATGTCAGTCGGTTTCTCGAAGAGCGCCTCGATGAATTTCTGCGCAAACATCCGCAATTGGAATTGTCGATTTTAGAAGACCAGATTAACGAGCAGCAAGAAGATACGTTGCGCTTAATCGTGGACTTACAACGGCAAGAGAAGCAAGCCCAAGAAGAAATTATGGCAACCGCTCAGGAGATTCAGCGCTGGCATACTTGGGTGCAAAAAGCCACGGCCAAAGGACGGCCGGATTTAGCTCAAGCGGCTCAGGAGCGCGAAAATAGTTTGCTGCACAAGGGCAATCAACTCTGGGGCAAAATGCAAGGATGCAAGCAACGCATTGCGAAAGCGAAAGAGCTGTATCAAGAACTGAAGAAGCGCAAGGAAGAAATTCAAGCCAGAGCTGCCCAGGTGAAGGAGCAGGCAAGTCAGTCAGCTTCCGATTCTCCTCCCGGTTGGCGTACGGGATATACCCCCAGTGGGAGCAGTGCCGATCCTCTAGAAGAAGAGTTCCAGCGTTGGGAAGCGCAACGGGAGCTGGAGGATATGAAGGAGCAAATGGGAAAATAG
- a CDS encoding right-handed parallel beta-helix repeat-containing protein codes for MANWQQWIKWVFLCGCGLIIAGALSLGILPLPDRNFGSANLPVNINLVPGQECSNVSDRLGNNPITSHYSQESYDWTNTLKWNCLYNIQDFPGETSDRKFANAKATALARGGGVIYFPAGEYRFADDLVLDDRIILRGDPPSVDRATADEFKPPSHLIFPQYIPQLSGNGTPNETAFKTIRTAHPKTDSNLGLVHLDINRAGIKIVPNLTEMNNRNLVIFGIRSNNVAYPDSNVPDRSFQPGWTRFSNRFTANIKVSAAENVLVANNRLNDEITDTFEQPGYRVRGLKRKGKTKEIVTYADGSKVPFDYSAHYGITVNRSGEFGFAETPETQPGLFRPGITIRDNWIYHTMRVAIHAAGEGLAIQDNQIRDRPKKQVWVHPTGLKQPKNNNTYENRGIDWSGHHVTISSNDYEVYRHQIMNNNYWSVDGEGILIQECCGGTSVNGVRIENNRGNAYIGIYKIPNLNNVLIRNNQIASPSFGQGDIYVSADTNRSASSMNNVIIENNTIDGSIIAKASRGGRANAIANNRGSGDGYLDYSCHVTVKDNRGFTEKTCQ; via the coding sequence TTGGCGAACTGGCAACAATGGATTAAGTGGGTTTTCTTATGCGGATGTGGATTAATTATCGCCGGTGCCTTGTCTCTGGGAATTTTACCCTTACCCGATCGTAATTTCGGTAGTGCAAATTTACCAGTAAACATCAATCTCGTTCCCGGTCAAGAATGTAGCAATGTCAGCGATCGCCTGGGAAACAATCCCATTACCTCGCACTACAGTCAAGAGTCTTATGATTGGACAAATACTCTGAAATGGAATTGCCTCTACAATATTCAAGACTTTCCTGGAGAAACCAGCGATCGCAAATTTGCTAATGCGAAAGCTACTGCTCTCGCTCGTGGTGGAGGAGTCATTTATTTTCCCGCCGGAGAGTATCGGTTTGCCGACGATCTAGTTCTAGACGATCGCATTATTTTACGCGGCGATCCGCCCTCCGTCGATCGCGCCACTGCTGACGAATTTAAACCACCCTCCCATTTAATTTTTCCCCAATACATCCCTCAGTTATCTGGAAATGGAACTCCAAACGAAACTGCATTTAAAACCATTCGCACTGCTCATCCCAAAACCGACAGCAATCTCGGATTAGTTCATTTAGATATTAATCGTGCCGGTATTAAAATTGTTCCGAATTTGACTGAGATGAACAACCGCAATCTAGTCATTTTTGGCATTCGCAGCAATAACGTTGCCTATCCCGACTCTAACGTGCCCGATCGCTCTTTTCAACCCGGTTGGACGCGCTTTTCCAATCGCTTTACGGCCAATATTAAAGTAAGTGCAGCGGAAAATGTGTTGGTTGCCAATAATCGCTTGAACGATGAAATTACCGATACTTTCGAGCAACCCGGTTATCGCGTACGAGGATTGAAGCGCAAAGGAAAGACAAAGGAGATCGTTACTTATGCAGATGGGAGTAAAGTTCCTTTCGACTATAGCGCCCATTATGGCATTACGGTGAATCGTTCTGGAGAATTTGGATTTGCTGAAACTCCCGAAACTCAACCGGGATTATTTCGTCCGGGAATAACCATTCGCGATAACTGGATTTACCATACCATGCGCGTTGCTATTCATGCTGCTGGTGAAGGTTTAGCGATCCAAGACAATCAAATTCGCGATCGCCCCAAAAAACAAGTCTGGGTGCATCCCACTGGATTAAAACAACCCAAAAATAACAATACTTATGAAAACCGAGGCATTGATTGGTCGGGACATCATGTCACCATTAGCAGCAACGACTATGAAGTCTATCGCCATCAAATTATGAATAATAACTATTGGAGCGTTGATGGAGAAGGAATTCTGATTCAAGAATGCTGTGGCGGTACGTCGGTAAATGGGGTCAGGATTGAAAATAATCGGGGCAATGCCTATATTGGTATTTATAAAATTCCCAACCTAAATAATGTGTTAATTCGGAATAATCAGATTGCATCGCCTTCTTTCGGACAAGGTGATATTTATGTCAGTGCCGATACTAATCGCAGTGCCAGCTCGATGAATAATGTCATTATCGAAAATAATACGATTGATGGAAGTATTATTGCTAAAGCTTCACGGGGCGGTCGAGCCAATGCGATCGCGAATAATCGGGGCAGCGGCGATGGTTATCTTGACTATTCCTGTCATGTTACTGTTAAGGATAATCGAGGATTTACGGAAAAAACTTGTCAATAA
- a CDS encoding ATP-binding protein, with product MKTELNIPSDLKFLGIVESWLLGCLEVELGQSPDWSRQSTRFRLALVEAYSNVVRHAHKEKAELPVIMCLELSEGENLNIALEVWDRGEGYDLATYLPPDPEQKQEGGYGWLIMNRLMDRVEYRLQVEGRNCLKLEASVPVLQGE from the coding sequence ATGAAAACTGAGCTAAATATTCCAAGCGATTTGAAATTTCTGGGAATTGTGGAGTCTTGGCTTCTCGGATGTTTGGAGGTGGAGTTGGGTCAGTCTCCTGATTGGTCGAGACAATCAACTCGGTTTCGGTTGGCACTGGTGGAAGCCTATTCTAATGTGGTTCGCCATGCCCACAAAGAAAAGGCAGAGTTGCCCGTGATCATGTGTTTGGAGTTGAGTGAAGGAGAGAATTTAAATATTGCCTTGGAAGTTTGGGATCGCGGCGAAGGTTACGATTTAGCTACGTACCTTCCTCCAGATCCGGAACAGAAACAAGAAGGCGGATATGGATGGTTGATTATGAATCGGTTGATGGATCGGGTGGAATATCGACTGCAAGTGGAAGGACGTAATTGTCTGAAGTTAGAGGCGAGCGTTCCGGTGTTGCAAGGTGAATAA
- the queG gene encoding tRNA epoxyqueuosine(34) reductase QueG: MVKEKALELGFSQVGIAAIDEEIAARASQRLQAWLALGYHADMTWMSNPKRQDVRGCLPNVVSIISVSLNYYTSHQRPEGKEYGKISRYAWGRDYHRVIEKKLKALAQWLREWDEDVQVKAYVDTGPVQDKLCAQTAGLGWIGKHGNLITRKYGSWVFLAELLTNLSLTADRPHTPHCGTCTRCIDACPTDAIAQPFVVDANRCIAYHTIENRSPELPETIRDRLHGWVAGCDICQDVCPWNQRFAQPTTVEEFHPYPDNLAPQLTELANLDEEEWNRRFPASALRRIKPEMWRRNARANLENLYSGEQSP, encoded by the coding sequence ATGGTGAAAGAGAAGGCCCTGGAATTGGGCTTTTCTCAAGTAGGTATTGCGGCGATAGATGAGGAGATTGCGGCCCGAGCCTCCCAACGGCTGCAAGCCTGGCTCGCTCTCGGATATCATGCTGACATGACATGGATGAGCAATCCCAAGCGCCAAGATGTGCGAGGCTGTTTGCCGAATGTTGTGTCTATTATTAGCGTATCGCTGAATTATTACACGTCCCACCAGCGACCGGAAGGAAAGGAGTATGGCAAAATTTCTCGCTATGCTTGGGGACGAGATTATCATCGAGTAATAGAGAAAAAGCTCAAGGCTCTCGCCCAGTGGCTGCGGGAGTGGGACGAAGACGTGCAAGTTAAGGCTTATGTGGATACCGGGCCGGTGCAAGATAAGCTTTGCGCGCAGACGGCCGGACTCGGTTGGATCGGCAAGCATGGTAATCTGATTACGCGCAAATATGGCTCGTGGGTGTTCTTGGCAGAACTTTTGACGAATTTGAGCTTAACTGCCGATCGCCCCCATACACCGCATTGTGGAACCTGTACGCGCTGTATTGATGCTTGTCCCACAGATGCGATCGCCCAACCCTTTGTGGTAGACGCCAATCGCTGTATTGCCTATCATACCATCGAAAATCGCTCCCCAGAACTACCGGAGACTATCCGCGATCGCTTGCACGGCTGGGTGGCTGGATGTGACATTTGCCAAGATGTCTGTCCTTGGAATCAACGCTTTGCCCAACCGACAACGGTAGAGGAGTTTCATCCCTATCCGGACAACCTTGCACCGCAATTAACCGAACTGGCGAATCTGGATGAAGAAGAGTGGAACCGACGCTTTCCCGCTTCGGCCCTGCGCCGGATTAAACCGGAGATGTGGCGGCGCAATGCTCGTGCTAACCTGGAGAATCTATATTCTGGCGAACAGTCTCCGTAA
- a CDS encoding PP2C family serine/threonine-protein phosphatase, with the protein MSTLSGEIQTPIPSDRDYLLSSPAQWKVIASSVLGTSHEKRGQPCQDAHAWDSLHSGTIIAAIADGAGSASLSDIGAQVATTTAIELLKLKLTQMNGEGGSSSWETVLREVLEHCQSAIAAEALSRDIEVRQLATTLLIAIASPQAVAVAQIGDGAVTIGDREGNLTALTSPDNGEYANETTFLISPGALDSAQITSWTGELAHLALFTDGLQRLALKLPEGTPYSPFFAPLFRFVDSMENCDEAQSQLEDFLRHPRISDRTDDDLTLVLASINR; encoded by the coding sequence ATGAGCACTCTTTCTGGAGAAATCCAAACCCCTATCCCCAGCGATCGCGATTATCTCTTATCTTCTCCCGCTCAATGGAAAGTTATCGCCAGTTCGGTGTTGGGAACCAGCCACGAAAAGCGAGGTCAGCCTTGTCAAGATGCCCATGCCTGGGACTCGTTACACTCTGGAACTATCATAGCTGCGATCGCCGACGGGGCGGGTTCGGCTTCCCTCTCCGATATCGGCGCGCAAGTCGCCACCACAACGGCGATTGAGCTGCTGAAACTAAAACTAACTCAAATGAATGGAGAAGGAGGTTCTAGCTCTTGGGAGACGGTGCTCCGAGAGGTTTTGGAACACTGCCAGAGCGCGATCGCTGCTGAAGCTCTTTCTCGGGATATTGAAGTCCGCCAGCTCGCCACAACGCTTCTGATTGCGATCGCCTCTCCACAAGCGGTTGCAGTAGCTCAAATTGGTGATGGAGCCGTAACTATCGGCGATCGTGAAGGGAACCTTACCGCTTTAACTTCTCCCGATAATGGAGAATATGCCAACGAAACCACCTTTCTCATTTCTCCAGGAGCGCTAGACTCAGCTCAAATTACTAGTTGGACTGGAGAGCTAGCTCACCTGGCTCTCTTTACCGATGGCCTGCAACGACTGGCACTGAAGCTGCCCGAAGGGACGCCATACTCTCCCTTTTTTGCCCCTCTATTTCGATTTGTCGATAGCATGGAAAACTGCGATGAAGCCCAAAGCCAACTGGAAGATTTTCTGCGTCATCCTCGGATTAGCGATCGCACCGATGACGATCTGACTCTGGTGTTAGCTAGTATTAATAGATAA